Proteins encoded in a region of the Globicephala melas chromosome 1, mGloMel1.2, whole genome shotgun sequence genome:
- the TRAPPC3 gene encoding trafficking protein particle complex subunit 3, with amino-acid sequence MSRQANRGTESKKMSSELFTLTYGALVTQLCKDYENDEDVNKQLDKMGYNIGVRLIEDFLARSNVGRCHDFRETADVIAKVAFKMYLGITPSITNWSPAGDEFSLILENNPLVDFVELPDNHSSLIYSNLLCGVLRGALEMVQMAVEAKFVQDTLKGDGVTEIRMRFIRRIEDNLPAGEE; translated from the exons AGCTCTGAGCTCTTCACCCTGACCTATGGGGCTCTAGTCACCCAGCTGTGCAAGGACTATGAAAATGATGAAGATGTGAATAAACAGCTGGACAAAAT GGGCTATAACATTGGAGTCCGACTGATTGAAGATTTCTTGGCACGGTCAAATGTCGGGAGGTGCCATGACTTCCGGGAAACTGCAGATGTCATTGCCAAG GTGGCGTTCAAGATGTACTTGGGCATCACTCCAAGCATCACCAATTGGAGCCCAGCTGGTGACGAATTCTCcctcattttggaaaataatccTTTGGTGGACTTTGTGGAACTTCCTGATAACCACTCGTCCCTTATTTATTCCAATCTCTTGTGTGGGGTGTTGCGAGGAGCCTTGGAGATG GTCCAGATGGCTGTGGAGGCCAAATTTGTCCAGGACACCCTGAAAGGAGACGGTGTGACAGAAATCCGGATGAGGTTCATCAGGCGGATTGAGGACAACCTCCCAGCTGGAGAGGAATGA